TAAATGGGATGTGTGAGTGTGTGGATTTCGTCTGTAAATGAAAATGTACCCTATCAAAATTAATACGTAGTGGATTGACACTCCTTCCTATGTCAATATTTACTAGTCGAAATATACACACGGATTTCGATTTGTAAACTGGGAATATCTCATCCATGAAAGATGGACCCACACACCAAATTGCGAATTGTAAACTGGGAATACACCCACATGTTAATACTCACCTGGGTGATTTTCCATAAAATTTGTGAGTTTGGATGACAGGTTTCGATTTGAAAGTGGATTTCGCAGACAAAGAACATGAAAAAAGGTTCCATGGTTCCAGACCAAATTTAGTTGAGTTGGAAGAGAAGATCCAGGATGTTGACACGCAGATAGACGAGCTCGTATATGGGCTTTATGGACTCACTGAAAAAGAGAGGAAGATCATTGAAGGGGCTTTGTTGTGATAAAACACAGATTATGGAAAAAAGAAAGAGAATTTATTCTTCCAAAAAGTAGACTAAAACGGATCGTCCAGAAAATGGATTTTTCCAAAGATAAGAATATTCGAATGTAGAATCCTCGCAAAGAGATTCATGGAAATAATAAGTGACAAAAAGAATTGGCAACGCGTATAAATCATCAGTAAATCTAAAAAAATTTTATATGATTCATACTTTTTGTATTTTTTTAATTTTCTTCTTTAAGAAGCCCAAGGTGGTGTAAGAATGGTTTTTTTGATCTTATTCAACCAATGTAAACTAAATGTCATATTTCTTTGTGTCTTTTTTTAATATAATCTAATATTAGGTACTTGTCTTCCCATCCAGGGTACAATTCTGGATTTTGACTAACTATTATTCTTTTCCGAAAAGGAGGAGATATCATTTTCGCTATTCTCATGGTCGATACCATTTCTTTTGTCTCTAATACCCTTTCTACCATTTCCTTTATTTCCTTTAATTTCTTGTCTGATATAGGCTTTGGTGAGTCTCTGATGTCTCTGATAATACTATTTATAATATTTCCTTTAATTTTTTTGTATGATATAGTTGGTTGAAATGACTCGGGTTTAGTCTGATCTAATGTTTCTTTTGTAGGTGGGTATTCTTCATATATTTTGATGTCACATGCTATGGTGTTGCCATTTTTAAAAATTCTGACACAATGAGAGTTCTCCCAACCACGAATATTAGAATAAGGCCATTGAAATAGTGTGCTCATTTCTATATCATGTTTAGATAAACCTTGGATTGATAATTTGCCATGAATCATATCAAGTAGAAATCTTCTTAATTTTTCTCCTGTTTCATCCTCTAAATATCGTTTACCTAACCAATAATAAGCCATTTCATAAGCTATCTTCACAAAGGCTAGTACAGGTTCAAGAAGATTTATTTTGTAGTTGTAATGAACTGTTGGTTGAAGCTCTTCTTTATATTCTATAGTAGAACTACTTTTGAGCTCTTCTTCAGGATTTTCTACACTCATGCGCTCTAACTTTTTTATAGCTATTTTAGAAACCCCTTCTTCGCCCTTTCTTGCGTCTACGGAAACATTTAGTTCAATGGATCCGTTTTTTCTCCTTTTGATCTGTATAGAGGGGAGAGAAACAGGAATATCTCCAGGCTTCCAAATGACTTTTCGGTTAGTGCCTGCAATTGTCCCTTCCCCAAAAGGATTTGGAACTGAACCCTTTTTACCTGAAATTTTATGTTGATACCTTTTCAATTCGATGAAAAAATTCTTTGCAAGGGGTGCATCTATTTTAGTACCTAATAGATGGTTGCATTTTTTACATACTGCTTCTTTTAAGACAAAACTTCCTCCAATAGACTCTGGAAAAACGTGTTCATCTGAAAACTCATTTTTAGGTAAATTTTTTTTACATATAATACATATCATTTTATCACATAGCGTTGCTAAGGGTTTAGAGAGTGTTATATTCCCCCGATCCGTTCAATTTCTTTAATTTCTAATACTTTCATGTTTAATATCCCGAAATCTCCCATATAAACATTATTACATATCCGCTACCAAAAATTTCATGGTGTTCTCAAAGTAAACTATATCCCTTTACGGTTAAACGCATGATTTGGGAGTGGATTTTGACTTGTAATGAGAATGTACAAATTGAGTCCAGGGACACACTAAATTTCGATTGTAACATAAAGGACACAAAGTTAATACTTATTATGTGGAATGTACACACGGATTTCGACTTGTAACATGGAACCATGTGGCCCTGCAAATTATATGCTCCTGGTAACATACACACGGATTTCGATTTGTAACGGGAATGTACCCCCACCCATATTAATACTTATCTGAGTAATTTTTCATAAAATGTGTGGGTTTGGATTACAGGTTTCGATTTGAATAGGGATTTCGCAGGCCTGTATATTATCTATCTTATGTAACAATATATGTATATATATGTATATATATATTACATAAGATATCTTCTACAAGCTTTAAACCAAAAAAATGATATTTATTTACATTCTTTTGATGTAAAATGAGCTTTGGTCTTTTTGTTTTGGTTTTTTCCTTGTAATTTTGTTTGTTTTTTGTCTTGTTTTAGAAGTTATTCAAATCGAAATTTTGCAAATGTTTTTACAAGTCGAAGTCTTATTTCGAATTCTTTTAGGGGTTGATTCTCGTTACAAGTCGAAATGCGTGTGTGATATTCCATACAACAATTCAAATCGAAACACATATAAGAACATGAAAAAATAATAAAAAAACAAGACCACACAGAGGTGGCAACATTGTTTGAAAAAAGGCCCCGAATCTTTAAAAACAGGGACATACTCAGCCCATTATTCGTCCCAGACACCCTACAAGACAGAAAAAAAGAAGTAGAAATTATAAGCCAATATCTTGGCTATATCCTCGATGGGGCCACACCCCCCAACATCCTGATAACAGGACCTCCAGGATCAGGTAAAACCGTCACAATAAAATACATCCTAAATGAACTCCAAAAACACACCGACGCCCCAATAAAATATGTGAAAGCAGACGGCACAGCATACCAAGTAGCTGCAAGCATTGCAGAGAGACGCGACCCCGGATTCCTAAACTTAATCAACAAAATACGAGAAAAAATACAAGGCAAAAAAGCAATAATCGTACTCGATGAAGTCGACAAAATGCTCGCAAAAGACAGCGACAGACTACTATACCACCTCTCAAGAGAACCCGACATTTGCACCATAACAATATCAAACAAACTGACAGTGATGAGCATGATCACAGACCCCAGGGTACTATCATCATTCCAACCTCGTAGGATAAACTTCCCACCATACAACGCAAACCAACTAACCGAAATATTAGAATACAGGGCAGAAAGAGCATTCTATGATAACGTACTAGAAGATAGCGTCATACCATTATGCGCCGCCATGGCGGCTCAACGCAACGGAGACGCAAGATACGCCCTCGAACTCCTAACATTCGCAGCTGACATAGCAATAAGAAACAAACAAAAAAAGATAACAGAAGAGCATGTAAGAGCCGCACAAGACGAAGTCGAAATCG
The DNA window shown above is from Methanothermobacter tenebrarum and carries:
- a CDS encoding HNH endonuclease is translated as MICIICKKNLPKNEFSDEHVFPESIGGSFVLKEAVCKKCNHLLGTKIDAPLAKNFFIELKRYQHKISGKKGSVPNPFGEGTIAGTNRKVIWKPGDIPVSLPSIQIKRRKNGSIELNVSVDARKGEEGVSKIAIKKLERMSVENPEEELKSSSTIEYKEELQPTVHYNYKINLLEPVLAFVKIAYEMAYYWLGKRYLEDETGEKLRRFLLDMIHGKLSIQGLSKHDIEMSTLFQWPYSNIRGWENSHCVRIFKNGNTIACDIKIYEEYPPTKETLDQTKPESFQPTISYKKIKGNIINSIIRDIRDSPKPISDKKLKEIKEMVERVLETKEMVSTMRIAKMISPPFRKRIIVSQNPELYPGWEDKYLILDYIKKRHKEI
- a CDS encoding Cdc6/Cdc18 family protein codes for the protein MFEKRPRIFKNRDILSPLFVPDTLQDRKKEVEIISQYLGYILDGATPPNILITGPPGSGKTVTIKYILNELQKHTDAPIKYVKADGTAYQVAASIAERRDPGFLNLINKIREKIQGKKAIIVLDEVDKMLAKDSDRLLYHLSREPDICTITISNKLTVMSMITDPRVLSSFQPRRINFPPYNANQLTEILEYRAERAFYDNVLEDSVIPLCAAMAAQRNGDARYALELLTFAADIAIRNKQKKITEEHVRAAQDEVEIEFIRNSIAELRENQKLLLYATLISKEKTPRRVYKTYNKLAKQYGINSLTQRRLSQLLRELELYGLVEIEVVGRGRGRGVKWLVRPSSTIDDDVMLEAIRRSL